The following are from one region of the Silene latifolia isolate original U9 population chromosome 9, ASM4854445v1, whole genome shotgun sequence genome:
- the LOC141601685 gene encoding uncharacterized protein LOC141601685, whose translation MPGIDREIARAQDSDQARVRLTYENKETTLLHDMIHKEVEVYVDDMIVKSKEHTAMGAMLAQTVDKEDRAIYYLSKKFLEYESKMSRWTLMLSEFDLKYVPLKAIKGKVVADFLADNPVEETDIVDTWSFPDEDIVHVEDDAWDLYFDGASNNMGCGIGVLIISPRGEHVPVSIKLDFAVTNNAAEYEACLLGLQSANKLGVMKLTVHGDSSLVINQVTGSWKIKSRSLALYQAKIEELEKLFKEVRYVYLPREENRFGRIKNARVDKHP comes from the exons ACTTACTTACGAGAACAAAGAAACGACGTTGTTGCATGATAtgattcataaggaagtagaggtctacgtcgatgacatgatcgtaaaATCGAAGGAAC ATACCGCGATGGGAGCAATGCTGGCACAAACCGTTGACAAAGAAGATAGAGcaatttactaccttagtaaaaagttcttggagtatgaatcaaA AATGTCAAGATGGACCCTTATGCTAtcggaattcgatctcaaatacgtgccgctGAAAGCGATAAAAGGAAAGGTCGTTGCCGATTTCCTGGCCGATAATCCAGTCGAAGAAACTGACATTGTTGACACTTGGTCGTTCCCAGATGAGGATATTGTCCATGTCGAAGATGATGCATGGGATCTATATTTCGATGGGGCTTCGAATAACATGGGATGCGGAATAGGTGTCCTTATCATTTCACCGAGAGGAGAGCACGTACCAGTTTCGATCAaattggacttcgccgtcacaaaTAACGCCgcggaatacgaagcatgcctacttGGTTTGCAGAGCGCTAACAAGTTAGGAGTCATGAAGTTAACAGTACACGGGGATTCCTCCTTGGTCATTAATCAAGTGACGGGGTCATGGAAGATCAAAAGTAGAAGCCTGGCACTCTACCAGGCTAAGATAGAAGAGCTAGAAAAACTCTTCAAAGAGGTGCGATACGTGTACCTCCCAAGGGAGGAAAATCGATTCGGACGCATCAAAAACGCGCGCGTTGATAAACATCCCTGA
- the LOC141601686 gene encoding uncharacterized protein LOC141601686, with translation MDSMPLCVERRSSPAYINAVDDAGEREAEPWYASIVRFKEAGEYPADLDTRGKRALRMLSAQFVKTNDGQLYKKTAQGVLLRCVDKTLSEKVMEEVHDGEYMSGIVTIAKYLRIFNMYHLLCYTP, from the exons ATGGATAGCATGCCATTGTGTGTCGAACGAAGGTCTTCACCAGCTTATATAAACGCTGTCGATGATGCCGGGGAGAGAGAagccgaaccttggtatgcatCCATTGTGAGATTCAAAGAAGCAGGAGAATACCCTGCAGACCTCGATACACGTGGAAAGCGTGCATTGCGAATGTTATCCGCCCAATTCGTTAAAACTAACGATGGACAATTGTATAAGAAGACAGCACAGGGTGTCCTGTTGCGATGCGTCGACAAGACATTGTCAGAaaaggtcatggaagaagtccacgacggggaAT ATATGTCCGGcattgtcacaattgccaaatatttgCGAATATTCAACATGTACCACCTTCTAtgctatacaccatga